A single Sporosarcina sp. FSL W8-0480 DNA region contains:
- a CDS encoding putative glycoside hydrolase, which produces MKKMRFFSSLMLAAAIAIPTVVFADEPIKEIEFAERTYGFEEMDEAIVASSKLYRFDSGLVFEYPDAVRGIYVTGHSAGGARFEKLLNLISSTDLNAMVIDIKDDFGNLTYKPKEDSPLFDLGIGKPYIKDPHNMLKTLEAEGVYPIARIVVFKDSVLAEQRPDLSFMDGDQVWKNGRKESFVNPFMKEVWDHNVEIAIEAAKMGFQEIQFDYVRFPEGFEKRADILGYTMEDYKDSELDPVQRRVEAVTDFVAYAREKLKPYDVDVSVDIFGYSATLPEAPGIGQNFSKISENVDVISSMIYPSHWTSYFGISKPDLEPYRLVTEYAKVENAKLGELENPPVSRPWLQDFSAPWLGAGNYLRYGKDEVEAQIKALKDNGINEFLLWNAGNSYTEGVDYTP; this is translated from the coding sequence ATGAAGAAAATGAGGTTTTTTAGTTCGCTGATGCTTGCTGCTGCAATTGCGATTCCAACGGTTGTCTTTGCCGATGAACCTATAAAAGAAATTGAATTTGCGGAACGTACATATGGATTTGAAGAAATGGATGAGGCTATTGTAGCGAGTTCAAAATTATACCGCTTCGATTCAGGGTTAGTCTTTGAATATCCGGATGCAGTTAGGGGGATTTATGTCACAGGACACTCTGCCGGTGGGGCCCGATTCGAAAAACTATTGAATTTGATCAGTTCAACAGATTTGAATGCAATGGTAATTGATATTAAAGATGACTTTGGAAATTTGACATATAAGCCCAAGGAAGATTCCCCATTGTTCGATCTTGGAATCGGAAAACCGTATATTAAGGACCCTCACAATATGCTGAAGACGCTTGAAGCGGAGGGGGTCTACCCAATTGCAAGGATTGTTGTGTTCAAGGATAGTGTCCTTGCAGAGCAACGGCCGGATCTATCCTTCATGGATGGGGATCAAGTATGGAAAAACGGTAGAAAGGAATCATTCGTCAATCCGTTTATGAAAGAGGTTTGGGATCACAACGTAGAGATTGCGATTGAAGCTGCAAAGATGGGATTCCAAGAAATACAGTTTGACTATGTTCGTTTCCCTGAAGGCTTTGAAAAGAGAGCCGATATTCTTGGATATACGATGGAAGACTATAAGGATTCCGAGCTGGATCCTGTGCAACGACGTGTTGAGGCGGTTACGGATTTTGTTGCTTATGCCCGTGAAAAGTTAAAGCCGTACGACGTTGATGTGTCGGTTGATATTTTCGGTTACTCTGCAACATTGCCGGAAGCACCGGGAATCGGACAAAACTTCTCTAAGATTTCCGAAAACGTGGATGTCATTTCGTCCATGATCTACCCAAGCCACTGGACTTCCTATTTCGGAATTTCGAAACCGGATCTTGAACCGTATCGCCTCGTGACTGAATATGCGAAAGTTGAAAATGCCAAATTAGGGGAACTTGAGAATCCACCGGTTTCTCGACCTTGGCTACAAGATTTCAGCGCTCCATGGTTAGGTGCTGGGAATTATCTTCGTTACGGTAAAGATGAGGTTGAGGCCCAGATTAAAGCCTTGAAAGATAACGGCATTAACGAATTCCTGTTATGGAATGCCGGTAATTCATATACAGAAGGCGTAGACTATACGCCATAA
- the trpS gene encoding tryptophan--tRNA ligase — MKTIFSGVQPTGTVTLGNYIGAIKQFTELQNDFDCRFCIVDQHAITVQQDPDELAKTIRSLAAIYIASGIDPEKSTLFIQSEVPAHAQAGWMMQCISYIGELERMTQFKDKSDGKEGVSAALLTYPPLMAADILIYNTNVVPVGDDQKQHVELTRDLAERFNKRYGEVLTIPEIRIPKVGARIKSLQDPMKKMSKSDPNQKGTLRILDTPKEIEKKIKSAVTDSDGIVKFDEANKPGVSNLLTIESALSGISIPDLEVKYEGLGYGAFKAGVAEAIIGHLTPIQERYADLLNSSELDVHLDRGAEKANAIASATLKKMESAMGIGRRR; from the coding sequence ATGAAAACAATCTTTTCAGGTGTACAGCCAACAGGCACAGTAACATTAGGGAATTACATCGGGGCTATTAAACAATTTACAGAACTCCAAAACGACTTCGACTGCAGATTCTGTATAGTAGACCAACACGCCATCACAGTACAGCAAGACCCAGACGAACTAGCAAAAACAATCCGCTCGCTTGCAGCCATCTACATCGCCAGTGGAATCGACCCGGAAAAATCCACACTATTCATCCAATCAGAAGTACCCGCTCACGCCCAAGCAGGATGGATGATGCAATGTATCTCATATATCGGCGAACTCGAGCGAATGACACAATTCAAAGACAAGTCAGACGGAAAAGAAGGCGTTTCCGCAGCATTACTAACATATCCCCCACTAATGGCGGCGGATATCCTTATCTATAATACGAACGTCGTCCCAGTCGGTGATGACCAAAAACAACACGTCGAATTGACACGTGACCTCGCGGAGCGGTTTAACAAAAGGTATGGGGAAGTCCTAACAATACCGGAAATCCGAATCCCTAAAGTCGGTGCCCGCATTAAATCACTTCAAGATCCTATGAAAAAAATGAGCAAATCCGATCCGAATCAAAAAGGTACATTAAGGATCTTGGATACACCGAAAGAAATTGAAAAGAAAATTAAAAGTGCGGTTACGGATTCTGATGGAATTGTTAAATTCGACGAAGCAAATAAACCTGGAGTCTCGAATCTATTAACAATCGAATCCGCATTAAGCGGTATTTCAATTCCCGACCTTGAAGTAAAATATGAAGGCCTCGGCTATGGCGCCTTTAAAGCAGGTGTTGCAGAAGCAATCATTGGACACCTGACACCTATCCAAGAACGTTATGCGGACCTTCTGAATTCATCGGAACTTGACGTCCATTTAGACAGAGGCGCTGAAAAAGCGAATGCAATTGCGTCCGCTACGCTTAAGAAGATGGAGTCCGCGATGGGAATTGGAAGAAGACGGTAA
- the fabF gene encoding beta-ketoacyl-ACP synthase II encodes MEKRRVVVTGIGAVSPVGNSAEASWEAVLNGKSGIGPLTRLDSDQFPVKVAAEVKDFDIEEYIPKKDARKMDRFTHYALAASIMAMKDANLEKLDEETALRTGVWIGSGIGGMETHEQQFKTFLEKGYRRVSPFFVPMMIPDMASGQVSIHFGAKGINSCTVTACASGTNSIGDAFEVIKRGDADVMITGGAEAPITTMAVAGFCSNTALSLNPDPATASRPFDKERDGFVIGEGAGILILEEYEHAVKRGAKIYAEIVGYGSTGDAHHITAPAPEGEGGARAMRQALEEAEISPDKIDYINAHGTSTPYNDLFETMAAKTVFGEHAYKLAMSSTKSMTGHLLGAAGGLEAIFTVKALQEGILPPTMNYVNADPECDLDYVPNAARKADIDYAMSNSLGFGGHNASLVFKRI; translated from the coding sequence ATGGAAAAACGTCGTGTCGTTGTTACTGGAATAGGTGCTGTATCTCCAGTAGGAAATTCCGCGGAAGCATCGTGGGAAGCAGTATTAAACGGAAAATCAGGAATCGGTCCGCTAACAAGATTAGACAGCGATCAATTCCCAGTAAAAGTTGCAGCAGAAGTAAAAGACTTCGATATTGAAGAATATATCCCTAAAAAAGATGCAAGAAAGATGGACAGATTCACTCATTATGCATTAGCAGCGTCCATCATGGCAATGAAAGACGCAAACCTTGAAAAATTAGACGAAGAAACCGCCCTACGTACAGGCGTCTGGATCGGTTCAGGAATCGGCGGCATGGAAACCCACGAACAACAATTCAAAACATTCCTTGAAAAAGGGTATCGCCGAGTAAGCCCGTTCTTCGTACCGATGATGATCCCGGACATGGCTTCTGGCCAAGTATCCATCCACTTCGGTGCGAAAGGCATTAACTCATGTACAGTTACAGCATGTGCATCAGGTACGAACTCAATCGGAGACGCATTTGAAGTCATTAAACGTGGCGACGCAGATGTGATGATCACAGGAGGCGCAGAAGCACCAATTACAACTATGGCTGTTGCTGGCTTCTGTTCAAACACTGCATTGTCATTGAACCCGGACCCTGCAACTGCATCTCGTCCATTCGATAAAGAACGGGACGGCTTCGTTATTGGCGAAGGAGCAGGTATCCTGATTCTTGAAGAATATGAACATGCGGTGAAGCGAGGAGCGAAAATCTACGCGGAAATCGTCGGATATGGCTCAACAGGAGACGCACACCATATTACCGCTCCTGCACCGGAAGGCGAAGGCGGCGCACGTGCGATGCGTCAGGCACTTGAAGAAGCTGAAATCAGCCCGGATAAAATCGACTATATCAATGCACACGGTACAAGCACGCCATATAACGATCTATTTGAAACAATGGCAGCGAAAACAGTATTCGGCGAGCATGCATATAAGCTTGCGATGAGCTCGACTAAATCAATGACAGGACATCTATTGGGTGCGGCTGGAGGATTGGAAGCAATCTTCACAGTGAAAGCATTACAGGAAGGGATTCTGCCTCCAACGATGAATTATGTGAACGCAGACCCTGAATGTGATCTTGACTACGTACCGAATGCTGCGCGAAAAGCGGACATCGATTATGCGATGAGCAACTCGTTAGGCTTCGGCGGACATAACGCTTCACTGGTGTTCAAGAGAATATAA
- a CDS encoding beta-ketoacyl-ACP synthase III has protein sequence MNAGLIGIGKYVPSNVVTNKDLEARIDTSDEWIRTRTGIEERRIADDQTDTSDMAYEAALDAIKNAEIDVEDIGMIIVATVTPDRPFPSVAAMLQDRLGAKNAAAMDVSAACAGFMYGVVMAKHFVEADTYKHVLVVGVEKLSKITDWEDRNTAVLFGDGAGAAIVGKVSEGRGILSFELGADGTGGKHLYQDRYIHMNGREVFKFAVRQMGESAVNVTKKAGLTTDDVDYLVPHQANIRIMESSRERLGLPVEKMSKSVHKYGNTSAASIPISLVDDLQEGRVKDDDIIVLVGFGGGLTWGALCIKWGK, from the coding sequence ATGAATGCAGGGTTGATTGGTATAGGAAAGTATGTCCCTTCAAATGTAGTGACAAACAAGGATCTTGAAGCTCGTATAGATACTTCTGACGAATGGATTCGCACACGCACAGGCATCGAAGAAAGACGCATTGCGGATGATCAAACCGATACATCCGACATGGCATATGAAGCCGCGTTAGATGCTATAAAAAATGCGGAAATCGATGTAGAAGATATTGGAATGATCATCGTTGCTACAGTAACTCCTGACCGTCCTTTCCCTTCAGTCGCGGCAATGCTTCAAGACCGGTTAGGTGCAAAAAATGCAGCAGCCATGGACGTTTCCGCCGCATGTGCAGGTTTTATGTACGGTGTCGTAATGGCGAAGCATTTTGTTGAAGCGGATACGTATAAGCATGTATTGGTCGTTGGTGTTGAGAAATTATCGAAGATTACGGATTGGGAAGATCGTAACACTGCAGTACTTTTCGGTGATGGAGCAGGTGCTGCAATCGTTGGTAAAGTGAGCGAAGGTCGAGGTATTCTCTCATTCGAACTAGGAGCTGACGGTACTGGTGGTAAACATCTTTACCAGGACAGATACATTCATATGAACGGACGTGAAGTGTTCAAGTTTGCTGTAAGGCAAATGGGCGAATCTGCTGTCAATGTCACGAAAAAAGCAGGTTTGACTACTGATGACGTTGATTATTTGGTACCACACCAAGCGAATATCCGAATCATGGAATCTTCACGCGAACGTCTTGGTTTACCTGTTGAAAAGATGTCTAAATCAGTCCATAAATACGGAAATACATCAGCTGCCTCTATTCCGATTTCATTAGTGGATGATTTACAGGAAGGCCGAGTCAAAGACGATGACATCATCGTATTGGTCGGTTTCGGCGGCGGCCTAACATGGGGCGCCCTGTGTATTAAATGGGGAAAATAA
- a CDS encoding DUF2929 family protein, whose translation MRYIITFIWSFLLVSMLNYVAGSIAGIASFDFMTGLIASVVLSVIVIVMTSAIPEGEVADH comes from the coding sequence ATGAGATATATTATTACTTTTATCTGGTCCTTTCTTTTAGTATCGATGTTAAACTATGTTGCCGGATCAATCGCTGGAATCGCATCATTTGACTTCATGACTGGTCTAATCGCATCAGTAGTCCTATCGGTAATTGTTATTGTTATGACATCAGCTATTCCTGAAGGGGAAGTAGCGGATCATTGA
- a CDS encoding AAA family ATPase: MNMRMGGVQEEDQRTPLEQFGRNLVEDVKNGKMDPVIGRDEEIRNVIRILSRKTKNNPVLIGEPGVGKTAIVEGLAQRIVKGDVPEGLKDRQIFELDMSSLIAGAKYRGEFEERLKGVLKQVKESDGEIILFIDEIHTIVGAGKTEGAMDAGNMLKPMLARGELYCIGATTLDEYRMYIEKDPALERRFQQVLVREPSVEDTISILRGLKERFELHHGVRIHDRAIVAAATLSDRYLTERFMPDKAIDLIDEASAMIRTEIDSMPQELDSVTRRIMQLEIEEQALQKEKDAMSQSRLGALRTELQELKDSSSDMRQQWNKEKETLREIQTKREELDRYRRELEDAQNRFDLNKAAELQYGKIPELEKELQAMEGPLADSSESRLLREEVTEDEIAMIVARWTGIPVTKLVEGEREKLLRLRETLEKRVIGQENAVQLVTEAVWRARAGIKDPHKPIGSFLFLGPTGVGKTELAKTLASTLFDSEDHFIRIDMSEYMEKHSVSRLVGAPPGYVGYEEGGQLTEAVRRNPYSVVLLDEIEKAHPDVSNILLQILDDGRITDSQGRLVNFTNTVVIMTSNIGSAFLLDGQFDSKDHAAEDLVMAELRRHFKPELLNRMDDIIIFHSLSGDSFRLIAKKMLEDLVKRLDEQEIGLEYTDDVLDWIVKEGTDADFGARPLKRFIQRHVETVVAKEIIKGELKDRQKLVLSMDDGNLLVNKK, from the coding sequence ATGAATATGAGAATGGGCGGAGTACAAGAAGAGGATCAGCGTACACCACTTGAACAATTTGGACGAAATCTTGTTGAAGATGTGAAAAACGGAAAGATGGATCCTGTTATTGGACGTGACGAAGAAATCCGAAACGTCATCAGGATATTATCGAGAAAAACGAAAAACAATCCTGTTCTTATTGGGGAGCCGGGTGTAGGGAAGACGGCTATTGTCGAAGGACTTGCACAACGAATTGTCAAAGGCGATGTGCCCGAGGGATTGAAAGATCGGCAAATTTTTGAATTGGATATGAGCTCCCTCATCGCAGGTGCCAAATATCGTGGTGAGTTCGAGGAACGTTTGAAGGGCGTCTTGAAGCAAGTGAAGGAAAGCGATGGAGAAATTATTCTTTTCATCGACGAAATCCATACGATTGTTGGCGCTGGGAAAACTGAAGGTGCGATGGATGCAGGGAATATGTTGAAACCGATGCTTGCCCGCGGAGAGTTGTACTGCATTGGGGCGACGACGCTTGACGAATACCGAATGTATATCGAAAAGGATCCAGCACTCGAACGTCGATTCCAGCAGGTATTAGTACGTGAACCATCGGTGGAAGATACAATTTCCATTTTACGAGGATTAAAGGAGAGATTTGAGCTTCACCATGGTGTTCGTATACATGACCGTGCAATCGTCGCTGCGGCAACTTTGTCGGATCGTTATTTAACGGAACGTTTCATGCCGGACAAGGCAATCGATCTGATTGACGAAGCGAGCGCCATGATCCGAACGGAGATCGACTCGATGCCGCAGGAACTCGATTCAGTCACACGTCGGATCATGCAGCTTGAAATTGAGGAACAGGCATTGCAGAAAGAGAAGGATGCAATGAGCCAAAGCCGTTTGGGAGCATTACGAACGGAGCTACAGGAATTGAAGGATTCTTCCTCCGATATGCGTCAGCAATGGAATAAGGAAAAGGAAACATTGCGCGAAATCCAAACGAAACGCGAGGAGTTGGACCGATATCGCCGAGAGCTTGAAGATGCGCAGAACCGATTCGATTTGAATAAAGCTGCAGAATTGCAGTACGGCAAGATTCCCGAATTGGAGAAGGAATTACAGGCAATGGAAGGGCCGTTAGCCGACAGTTCCGAAAGTCGATTACTTCGCGAAGAAGTGACGGAAGATGAAATTGCAATGATCGTTGCCCGCTGGACAGGTATCCCGGTCACTAAGCTTGTTGAAGGTGAAAGGGAGAAATTGCTCCGTCTTCGTGAGACGTTGGAAAAAAGGGTTATCGGACAGGAGAATGCTGTTCAGCTCGTCACGGAAGCTGTTTGGCGTGCACGAGCAGGCATTAAGGATCCCCATAAACCAATTGGATCGTTTCTATTCCTTGGACCAACTGGAGTCGGAAAGACGGAACTTGCGAAAACACTCGCCAGCACATTATTCGATTCTGAAGACCATTTCATCAGAATCGACATGTCCGAGTATATGGAGAAACATAGTGTATCCCGACTTGTTGGTGCACCTCCGGGCTATGTAGGCTATGAAGAGGGCGGACAGTTGACGGAAGCAGTGCGTCGCAATCCGTATTCGGTCGTCCTACTTGATGAAATTGAAAAGGCGCATCCTGATGTGTCCAATATTTTACTTCAAATCCTTGATGATGGCCGCATCACTGACAGCCAGGGAAGGCTTGTTAATTTTACGAATACAGTTGTGATTATGACGTCCAATATTGGATCAGCCTTCTTATTAGATGGACAATTCGATTCCAAGGATCATGCGGCTGAAGACTTGGTTATGGCGGAATTGCGGCGCCACTTCAAACCTGAACTGTTGAACCGGATGGACGATATTATCATCTTCCATTCATTATCTGGAGATTCATTCCGTTTGATCGCGAAGAAAATGTTGGAAGACCTCGTAAAACGGTTGGATGAACAGGAAATTGGCTTGGAATATACCGATGATGTCCTTGACTGGATTGTAAAGGAAGGGACGGACGCAGATTTCGGGGCAAGGCCATTGAAACGATTTATCCAACGTCATGTTGAAACAGTAGTCGCCAAGGAAATCATTAAGGGTGAGTTGAAAGATCGGCAGAAATTAGTGTTATCAATGGATGATGGGAATCTGTTGGTAAATAAGAAATAA
- a CDS encoding metal-sulfur cluster assembly factor: MNDDMKGSLMGALENVIDPELGIDIVNLGLVYDAEMVDEGTAKVTMTLTSMGCPMGPQIVANIKQELMELPEVKDVDVNIVWNPPWSRDNMSRYAKMALGVR; this comes from the coding sequence ATGAATGATGATATGAAGGGCAGCCTAATGGGCGCGCTCGAAAACGTAATCGATCCAGAACTTGGCATTGATATTGTCAATTTAGGACTCGTCTATGATGCTGAAATGGTCGATGAAGGTACTGCAAAGGTCACAATGACATTGACATCAATGGGTTGTCCTATGGGACCTCAAATCGTCGCCAATATCAAGCAGGAACTCATGGAGCTGCCTGAAGTGAAGGACGTTGACGTTAACATCGTCTGGAATCCACCATGGTCCCGTGATAATATGTCCCGCTACGCAAAAATGGCGTTAGGCGTACGATAA
- a CDS encoding prolyl oligopeptidase family serine peptidase gives MLVKEENWGHIPLLHIVDETLEDSNIPAVIFLHGFTSAKEHNLHYAYNIAKKGMRVLLPEAHLHGVRDEGLDEVQLSLRFWEIVLTSIEEMGILHGELIDKGVPKIGMGGTSMGGITTLGCMAAYPWIDVATIMMGAPGYVELAKAQIAQFENRGFKLPISAEERKSLLETLAIFDMTKQRQKLNQRPVFFWHGQQDTTVPFEPTFNFFNAAKKDYEDTPERFEFLSDPTAGHAVSRTGMLRAAEWFASYLNE, from the coding sequence ATGCTTGTTAAAGAAGAGAACTGGGGCCATATACCATTACTGCATATTGTGGACGAAACATTGGAAGATAGCAACATTCCAGCGGTCATTTTCCTACATGGTTTCACGAGTGCCAAGGAGCACAACCTTCATTATGCATACAATATCGCGAAGAAGGGGATGCGTGTGTTATTGCCTGAAGCTCATCTCCATGGCGTTCGTGATGAAGGTCTGGATGAGGTTCAGCTTAGTTTGCGGTTCTGGGAAATCGTTCTCACATCGATTGAGGAAATGGGTATTCTACATGGGGAATTGATTGACAAAGGCGTTCCGAAAATTGGAATGGGCGGTACTTCGATGGGTGGTATTACGACACTTGGCTGCATGGCGGCTTATCCTTGGATTGACGTGGCGACAATTATGATGGGGGCGCCTGGATACGTAGAACTTGCGAAAGCACAAATTGCCCAGTTTGAAAATAGAGGGTTTAAGCTGCCGATATCTGCTGAGGAAAGAAAATCCTTGCTTGAAACTTTGGCCATATTCGATATGACGAAACAACGGCAGAAATTGAATCAGAGACCAGTATTCTTTTGGCATGGGCAACAAGATACGACTGTTCCATTCGAACCGACATTTAACTTCTTCAATGCTGCGAAAAAAGATTATGAAGATACACCTGAACGATTTGAATTCCTTTCTGACCCTACAGCAGGACATGCCGTTTCAAGAACAGGCATGTTGCGCGCTGCCGAATGGTTCGCTAGTTATTTGAATGAATAG
- a CDS encoding Cof-type HAD-IIB family hydrolase: protein MKPHLIVLDLDGTLLTDEKVISEKTANTLKQAEEQGHQIMIATGRPYRASAMYYRQLGLKTPIVNFNGAFVHHPTDRSWKTIHETISLPVVKDVVDAMQDFRLQNIVAEVMDDVYLQYHDTKLLDIFGLGNPIIKEGDIRTMLEVDPTSLLIQAEPDSVDPIRRHLAEVHAEVIDHRNWGAPFDVIEIVRHGLNKAVGISHVSKWLDIPRERIIAFGDEDNDLEMIDFAGVGVAMGNGIDRLKSIADEVTLTNNEDGIAEVLKERLLLIK from the coding sequence ATGAAACCGCATTTAATCGTCCTTGACTTGGACGGGACATTGCTAACCGACGAAAAAGTCATATCGGAGAAAACAGCAAATACACTCAAACAAGCAGAAGAACAAGGCCACCAAATAATGATTGCAACAGGACGTCCATATCGCGCAAGTGCAATGTACTACCGCCAACTTGGACTAAAAACGCCAATCGTCAACTTCAACGGCGCTTTCGTCCACCATCCGACCGACCGCTCTTGGAAAACAATCCATGAAACAATTTCACTTCCGGTCGTAAAAGACGTAGTCGATGCAATGCAAGATTTCCGACTTCAAAATATAGTCGCCGAAGTAATGGATGATGTGTACTTGCAGTATCACGACACAAAACTATTGGACATCTTCGGTCTTGGCAATCCAATCATTAAGGAAGGCGATATCAGAACAATGTTGGAAGTCGATCCGACGAGTTTGCTTATCCAAGCTGAACCTGATTCTGTCGACCCGATACGGAGACATCTTGCTGAAGTACATGCCGAGGTGATTGATCATAGAAACTGGGGAGCTCCTTTTGATGTCATTGAAATCGTCCGTCATGGGTTGAATAAAGCCGTCGGCATCTCACATGTTTCCAAGTGGCTCGATATTCCTCGCGAGCGAATTATCGCTTTCGGAGATGAAGACAATGATTTGGAAATGATCGACTTCGCCGGTGTCGGAGTTGCAATGGGCAATGGAATCGACCGGCTAAAATCCATCGCAGACGAAGTGACGCTTACAAATAACGAAGACGGTATCGCGGAAGTATTGAAAGAACGGTTGTTATTAATAAAATAA
- a CDS encoding DegV family protein has translation MRIFADSGSDLPKSFFDENDVTLIPLSVLIDDKEYDDVIEIDSKEVFDAIRNGKHPKTSQASPESLLSLWKELAESGEEGLYIAFSSELSGTYNTAVMMKDQVKEGNPNFNLVIIDCRCASLGYGLLVKEAVRLRDSGDDVRTIERKIRNMAANMEHLFTVEDLDYLAKGGRVSKASAFIGGLLNIKPLLHVESGKLVPIEKHRGRKKVFRRIIDLMEERGSELSEQTIAISHGDDEAAAKEVKAMIEEKFKPKNVEVHMIGSVIGSHAGPGTIAIFFLNKLN, from the coding sequence ATGAGAATTTTTGCGGATAGCGGTTCAGATTTACCAAAGTCATTTTTTGATGAAAATGATGTAACATTGATCCCACTAAGTGTTTTAATCGATGACAAGGAATACGACGATGTCATTGAAATCGACTCGAAAGAGGTTTTCGATGCAATTCGCAATGGAAAACATCCAAAAACATCCCAGGCATCTCCGGAATCTCTTCTTTCCCTTTGGAAGGAGCTTGCGGAATCTGGCGAGGAAGGATTATACATCGCATTCTCCTCGGAACTTTCTGGTACGTACAACACTGCCGTCATGATGAAAGACCAAGTGAAGGAAGGGAATCCGAACTTTAACTTAGTCATCATTGACTGTCGTTGTGCTTCTCTTGGATACGGCCTCTTAGTGAAGGAGGCAGTCCGCTTACGTGATTCGGGTGATGATGTCCGGACAATCGAGCGGAAAATCCGTAATATGGCCGCCAATATGGAGCATCTTTTCACTGTGGAAGACCTTGATTATTTGGCTAAAGGCGGTCGAGTTTCCAAAGCAAGTGCATTCATCGGAGGCTTATTGAACATCAAACCTTTGTTGCATGTCGAAAGCGGCAAGCTTGTACCAATCGAGAAACACCGTGGCCGCAAAAAAGTGTTCCGCCGTATTATCGATTTAATGGAGGAACGAGGAAGTGAATTGTCCGAACAGACCATTGCAATCAGTCACGGGGATGATGAAGCTGCAGCAAAAGAAGTGAAGGCGATGATTGAAGAGAAGTTCAAGCCAAAAAATGTGGAAGTCCATATGATTGGTTCCGTTATCGGATCACATGCCGGACCAGGGACAATCGCAATTTTCTTTTTGAATAAATTAAATTAA